In Solanum pennellii chromosome 7, SPENNV200, the following are encoded in one genomic region:
- the LOC107026199 gene encoding probable cyclic nucleotide-gated ion channel 5 produces MFDCGSKSQYVGGQREKFVRLDDLDSRLSSPSASLTTNTCGFNIEGLKRPSHATSSPSRSFKRGVKKGSEGLKSIGRSLGFGVSRAVFPEDLKVSEKKIFDPQDKFLLLWNKLFVVSCILAVSVDPLFFYLPVFDNKSNCLQIDRKLAVIATTLRTVIDAFYLIHMALQFRTAYIAPSSRVFGRGELVIDPAQIAKRYLRFYFIIDFLAVLPLPQIVVWRFLKSSTGSDVFTTKQALLYIILLQYIPRFARVVPLTSELKRTTGVFAETAWAGAASYLLLYMLASHIVGSFWYLLAVERYDTCWQQACKHNATCNTDFLYCGNQYMTGYNRWSSISESVLNNACPADSDNSPFDFGIFDQALSSGIIYSMKFVAKYCYCLWWGLQNLSTLGQGLQTSTYPGESIFSIGLAILGLILFALLIGNMQTYLQSLTIRLEEMRVKRRDSEQWMHHRLLPQDLRERVRRYDQYKWQETRGVDEENIVQSLPKDLRRDIKRHLCLALVKRVPLFENMDERLLDAICERLKPCLYIENTHIVREGDPVDEMLFIIRGRLESVTTDGGRSGFFNRSLLKDSDFCGEELLTWALDPKSGSNLPSSTRTVKALTEVEAFALTADELKFVASQFRRLHSRQVQHTFRFYSQQWRTWGACFIQAAWRRYTKRKLMELQRKEEEEAEALAAGSGSSGGPTYSIRATFLASKFAANALRGVHRNRNLKSARELVKLQKPPEPDFSADAD; encoded by the exons ATGTTCGACTGTGGTTCCAAGTCCCAATATGTTGGGGGGCAGCGAGAGAAGTTTGTAAG GTTGGATGACTTGGATTCTAGACTATCCTCTCCTTCTGCATCACTAACAACAAATACATGTGGCTTCAATATTGAGGGTTTAAAACGTCCAAGCCATGCGACTAGCAGTCCGTCAAGGTCTTTTAAGAGAGGAGTGAAAAAAGGATCCGAAGGACTTAAATCAATTGGTCGATCACTGGGATTTGGTGTCTCTCGGGCTGTATTTCCGGAAGATCTGAAAGTTTCAGAGAAGAAGATTTTTGACCCTCAAGATAAATTCCTTCTGTTATGGAACAAACTGTTTGTTGTATCATGTATTCTAGCCGTGTCTGTGGATCCACTGTTTTTCTACCTTCCAGTTTTTGATAACAAGTCAAATTGCCTTCAGATCGATAGGAAGCTAGCTGTCATAGCCACTACCCTACGTACAGTGATTGATGCTTTCTATCTTATTCACATGGCTCTTCAGTTCCGCACAGCTTATATTGCACCGTCATCTCGAGTTTTTGGACGGGGTGAACTTGTGATAGATCCTGCACAGATTGCTAAAAGATACTTGCGATTCTATTTTATCATCGATTTTCTTGCTGTGCTTCCCTTGCCGCAG ATTGTGGTGTGGAGATTCCTGAAGAGCTCAACAGGTTCTGATGTCTTCACTACAAAGCAAGCTTTGCTTTACATCATCTTACTTCAGTACATCCCCAGATTTGCGAGAGTTGTACCCTTAACTTCGGAATTGAAAAGAACTACTGGTGTCTTTGCTGAAACCGCATGGGCTGGTGCTGCGTCCTACTTGCTATTGTATATGCTTGCTAGTCAT ATAGTTGGGTCTTTTTGGTACTTGCTAGCTGTGGAACGCTATGATACATGCTGGCAGCAAGCTTGTAAACACAATGCAACGTGCAACACTGATTTCTTGTACTGTGGGAATCAGTACATGACGGGTTATAATAGATGGAGCAGCATAAGTGAATCAGTTTTAAACAATGCTTGCCCTGCAGATAGTGACAATTCACCATTTGATTTCGGGATTTTTGATCAAGCTTTATCGTCTGGCATCATTTATTCCATGAAATTCGTGGCTAAATATTGTTATTGTCTGTGGTGGGGGCTGCAGAACTTAAG TACCCTCGGACAGGGACTTCAAACTAGCACATATCCCGGGGAGTCTATTTTCTCTATAGGATTGGCTATACTTGGGCTCATTCTCTTTGCATTATTGATTGGTAACATGCAG ACGTATCTACAATCTCTTACCATTCGACTAGAAGAGATGAGAGTTAAAAGGCGTGACTCAGAACAGTGGATGCATCATCGGTTACTCCCACAAGATCTCCGCGAACGGGTTAGGCGCTATGATCAGTATAAGTGGCAGGAAACACGTGGAGTGGATGAAGAGAATATAGTCCAGAGCTTGCCCAAGGATCTTAGGAGGGATATCAAACGTCATCTTTGTCTGGCTTTAGTGAAGAGG GTTCCTCTATTTGAGAATATGGATGAAAGGTTACTTGATGCTATTTGCGAGCGTCTGAAACCATGTTTGTATATTGAGAACACTCACATTGTTCGAGAAGGAGATCCAGTGGATGAAATGCTCTTCATCATTCGCGGCCGCCTTGAGAGTGTGACAACTGATGGTGGGAGAAGTGGTTTCTTCAACCGTAGTTTGTTGAAAGACAGCGACTTTTGTGGAGAGGAACTTCTAACCTGGGCACTGGATCCAAAATCGGGCTCTAACCTCCCATCTTCCACTCGTACGGTGAAAGCTCTGACAGAAGTGGAGGCTTTCGCTCTTACAGCAGATGAGTTGAAATTCGTTGCCAGTCAGTTCAGACGTCTTCACAGTAGGCAAGTTCAGCACACATTCCGTTTCTACTCACAACAATGGCGGACTTGGGGTGCTTGCTTTATCCAAGCAGCGTGGAGGCGGTACACAAAGAGAAAACTTATGGAGCTCCAAcggaaggaagaagaagaagccgAGGCATTAGCTGCAGGTAGTGGTAGTTCTGGTGGCCCTACTTACAGTATCCGTGCAACGTTCTTGGCATCGAAGTTTGCAGCAAATGCCCTCCGAGGCGTTCATAGGAATCGGAATCTCAAGAGTGCTAGGGAGCTGGTGAAACTACAGAAGCCTCCAGAACCAGATTTTAGTGCAGATGCagattga
- the LOC107025881 gene encoding transmembrane 9 superfamily member 9, with translation MEVVRPQLIHRWISVFVLICLFSFEAQCFYLPGVAPQDFMKGDPLMVKVNKLTSTKTQLPYSYYSLPYCTPKQIVDSAENLGEVLRGDRIENSPFEFHMREPQMCNVVCRVVLNAKNAKELKEKIEDEYRVNMILDNLPLVMPIKRPDLDTTVYQHGFHVGLKGQYAGSKEEKHFIHNHLTFTVKFHKDPQTDAARVVGFEVKPFSVKHEYDGEWNGKNRLTTCDPHAKRTVTSSDSPQEVEDKKEIIFTYDVEFEESDIKWASRWDTYLLMADDQIHWFSIVNSLMIVLFLSGMVAMIMLRTLYRDISKYNQLETQEEAQEETGWKLVHGDVFRPPINSDLLCVYVGTGVQFFGMTVVTMTFAVLGFLSPSNRGGLMTAMLLLWAFMGVFAGYASARLYKMFKGSEWKKITLKTALMFPGVVFVLFFVLNALIWGEKSSGAVPFGTMFALVFLWFGIAVPLVFVGSYVGFKKPAIEDPVKTNKIPRQVPEQAWYMNPVFSILIGGILPFGAVFIELFFILTSIWLQQFYYIFGFLFIVLVILIVTCAEITIVLCYFQLCSEDYLWWWRSYLTSGSSALYLFLYAAFYFFTKLEITKPVSGMLYFGYMLIASYAFFVLTGTIGFYACFWFTRLIYSSVKID, from the exons GGTGACCCTCTGATGGTGAAAGTCAACAAGTTGACCTCTACAAAAACACAACTTCCTTATTCCTATTATTCCCTTCCTTACTGCACGCCAAAACAAATTGTTGACAGTGCAGAGAATCTTGGTGAAGTTCTTCGTGGTGATCGTATTGAGAACTCTCCTTTTGAG TTCCATATGAGAGAACCACAGATGTGCAATGTTGTGTGTCGTGTTGTTCTCAATGCAAAGAATGCCAAAGAGTTAaaagagaagattgaagatgaGTATCGGGTCAACAT GATCTTGGACAATCTTCCTCTTGTTATGCCTATCAAAAGGCCTGATCTGGACACTACAGTCTATCAGCATGGTTTTCATGTTGGTCTTAAGGGACAATATGCTGGA AGCAAGGAGGAGAAGCATTTCATCCATAATCATCTGACATTCACTGTCAAGTTTCACAAGGATCCACAAACTGATGCTGCGAGAGTTGTAGGATTTGAAGTGAAACCATTCAG TGTGAAACACGAATATGATGGGGAATGGAATGGCAAAAATCGATTGACCACTTGTGATCCCCATGCCAAACGTACTGTTACAAGTTCTGATTCTCCCCAAGAGGTTGAAGATAAGAAGGAAATCATCTTCacatatgatgttgaatttgag GAAAGTGATATCAAGTGGGCATCAAGATGGGATACTTATCTTTTGATGGCTGATGATCAGATCCACTGGTTTTCAATTGTTAACTCATTGATGATTGTTCTTTTCCTCTCGGGAATGGTAGCAATGATTATGTTGCGGACCCTCTACCGTGACATTTCCAAGTATAATCAGTTGGAGACCCAGGAAGAGGCTCAAGAAGAAACAGGATGGAAATTGGTCCATGGGGATGTCTTTAGGCCTCCAATTAACTCTGATCTGTTGTGTGTTTATGTTGGTACTGGTGTCCAGTTCTTTGGAATGACAGTAGTTACAATGACATTTGCTGTCCTTGGATTCTTATCCCCTTCAAATCGGGGAGGATTGATGACAGCAATGTTGCTTCTCTGGGCTTTCATGGGTGTTTTTGCTGGTTATGCTTCAGCCCGCCTTTACAAGATGTTCAAAGGATCTGAATGGAAGAAAATCACTCTCAAGACAGCACTCATGTTCCCCGGAgttgtttttgttcttttctttgtgTTGAATGCTCTAATTTGGGGAGAGAAATCGTCAGGGGCAGTGCCTTTTGGAACCATGTTTGCATTAGTTTTCTTGTGGTTTGGCATAGCTGTACCACTCGTTTTTGTTGGCAGTTATGTTGGTTTTAAGAAGCCAGCTATTGAGGATCCTGTGAAAACAAATAAGATCCCTCGACAAGTACCGGAGCAAGCCTGGTACATGAACCCAGTGTTCTCTATCCTTATCGGTGGCATACTCCCATTTGGAGCCGTATTCATCGAGCTATTCTTCATCCTCACCTCAATCTGGCTACAGCAGTTCTATTACATATTTGGTTTCCTCTTCATTGTGCTCGTCATCCTTATCGTCACCTGTGCCGAGATTACCATTGTGCTCTGCTATTTCCAGCTATGCAGTGAGGATTATCTTTGGTGGTGGAGGTCATACCTCACTTCAGGGTCATCAGCTCTCTACCTTTTCCTATATGCAGCATTCTATTTCTTCACAAAGCTCGAGATCACAAAGCCCGTATCTGGTATGCTCTACTTTGGCTACATGTTGATTGCATCATATGCTTTCTTTGTCTTGACTGGCACAATCGGGTTCTACGCTTGCTTCTGGTTCACAAGGCTCATCTACTCATCTGTGAAGATCGACTAA